The nucleotide sequence GCAGGCGGAACTGATCGCCGGCATCCTGAAGCGCGAACTCCCGGACACGACGCACGCCCTGACGCGCCTGGTGCGCCTGGGGCTCAACGAGGCCCGGCCCGATCTGCCGAAGGCCGACGTCAAGATGTCGGTGCGAAGGACCCTCCAGGCGCTGCGCATTGCCGTGAACGATGAGTTCCCCGCGCTCGAGGCCCTGCTGCAGGTGGTGCCGCAGTGCCTCAAGCCGGGCGGGCGGGTCGCCATCCTGACGTTTCACTCGGGCGAGGACCGGCGCGTGAAGAAGGCCTTCCTGGCCGGCTACCGGTCCGGCGTGTATTCCGCGGTGGCGAGCCGGGTCATTCGCTCCACCAAGGAGGAAACGTTCGCCAACCGCCGCGCCTCGGCGGCCAAGCTGCGCTGGGCCGTGCGGGCGCCACGCTGACCTCGGCAACCCGAGTCGCAGCCGATCCCGCGCTCACTCTTTGCGCGGTTCCGCAGGCGGCGTTGGCGCCGATTCGGAACTGGCTGCTGGTTCGGGGTCCTGCTCCGGAGGAGGCACGATGGCCGCGTGATGATGGACCAACTCGGAGAGGTGTGCCACGCTCGCCCGCACCACTTCCACGGCATGGCGAATAGACTCGCCGCCCGGGTGGTGGTGTTCGACGAGCGGCCGCGCTTCTTCCTCTTGAGGTTCGCGAAGGACCTCGAGCTGGTCGGCCAGCCAGTGGACGCCTTCGTCAGGCGTGTCGGGCGCTTTTGATCCCGTCACAGTGGCCGGCACCGGGGGCGCATCCTCCATCACGAAGTCAGTGACACCCATCTCCGCGGCGAGGGCGGGGTCGACCACGGGCTCAGCGGGTGGCGCCGGTGCCTCCGCGAAGGCGAGGTCATCGAGGCCCATCTCGTGTTGCAGGCGCTCAATCTGCGCGTCGTGGGCCGGCGACGCGTCGGCGCCATGGTGGTCGTGCGGGCCGCTGGACCCGTGCCCCTGCTCCGGCGAGTGTCGGGCGCGCTCGTAAGCGCCAATGGCCTGGGTGACGGCCTCGGTGACGATCTGCGCCAACGCTTCCGTTGTAACCTCGTGTTCCATCGCCGTAACCGCGGGTGCCTCGGCCTGGGGGCCGTTCTGCAAGTTGGCGTCGATGGCGTCGAATGCCGTGTCGAGATCGCTCTTCGCGCCCGCGTCGGCGCCGGCGGGCGCGCTCGCACTGTTCTCCATCGAGATGCCCAACGCCTCCCGGACATGCGTGAC is from Vicinamibacterales bacterium and encodes:
- a CDS encoding response regulator is translated as MALYKLLLVDDNPKTQGQVRSMFAREPVEVSVVDGPGALARIEADRPNLVLASVNKSVDGYAVAHYVSHNPQLQAVSVLLLLTPKAVNESRIAESGAGGFLLKPLRAGVVVTHVREALGISMENSASAPAGADAGAKSDLDTAFDAIDANLQNGPQAEAPAVTAMEHEVTTEALAQIVTEAVTQAIGAYERARHSPEQGHGSSGPHDHHGADASPAHDAQIERLQHEMGLDDLAFAEAPAPPAEPVVDPALAAEMGVTDFVMEDAPPVPATVTGSKAPDTPDEGVHWLADQLEVLREPQEEEARPLVEHHHPGGESIRHAVEVVRASVAHLSELVHHHAAIVPPPEQDPEPAASSESAPTPPAEPRKE